Proteins found in one Magnolia sinica isolate HGM2019 chromosome 5, MsV1, whole genome shotgun sequence genomic segment:
- the LOC131245933 gene encoding probable cytokinin riboside 5'-monophosphate phosphoribohydrolase LOGL6 isoform X3, translating to MEREKELRQSKFKRICVFCGSSQGKKRSYQDAAIELGKELVARNIDLVYGGGSVGLMGLVSQAVYDGGRHVIGVIPKTLMPREITGETVGEVKAVADMHERKAEMARQSDAFIALPGGYGTLEELLEVITWSQLGIHDKPVGLLNVDGYYNSLLSFIDKAVEEGFISPNARHIIVSAPTAKELVKKLEVSGSRLVLNKSFKEQISTNQSQAANRSSAESSL from the exons atggagaggGAGAAAGAACTGAGGCAATCAAAATTCAAGaggatttgtgtattctgtgggAGTAGTCAGGGAAAGAAAAGAAGCTACCAAGATGCTGCAATAGAGCTTGGAAAGGAGCTG GTTGCTAGGAACATTGATCTGGTTTATGGAGGAGGGAGTGTCGGTTTGATGGGTTTGGTTTCTCAAGCAGTTTATGATGGTGGTCGCCATGTCATTGG AGTCATTCCCAAGACGCTCATGCCTCGAGAG ATAACTGGTGAGACAGTAGGAGAAGTGAAGGCAGTAGCAGATATGCACGAAAGGAAGGCAGAGATGGCTAGACAATCTGATGCCTTTATTGCATTACCTG GTGGTTATGGGACTCTTGAAGAGCTACTTGAAGTGATAACTTGGTCTCAACTAGGCATACATGACAAGCCG GTGGGATTATTGAATGTGGATGGATACTACAATTCCTTGTTGTCTTTCATTGACAAAGCTGTAGAGGAAGGGTTCATTAGCCCAAATGCCCGGCATATCATTGTCTCCGCCCCAACCGCAAAGGAATTAGTGAAGAAATTAGAG GTATCAGGAAGCAGGCTGGTGTTAAATAAGTCTTTTAAAGAACAAATTAGTACAAATCAATCACAGGCGGCCAATAGGAGCAGTGCCGAGAGTAGCTTATGA
- the LOC131245933 gene encoding cytokinin riboside 5'-monophosphate phosphoribohydrolase LOG3 isoform X2 produces MEREKELRQSKFKRICVFCGSSQGKKRSYQDAAIELGKELVARNIDLVYGGGSVGLMGLVSQAVYDGGRHVIGVIPKTLMPREITGETVGEVKAVADMHERKAEMARQSDAFIALPGGYGTLEELLEVITWSQLGIHDKPVGLLNVDGYYNSLLSFIDKAVEEGFISPNARHIIVSAPTAKELVKKLEGERKIERLRERLG; encoded by the exons atggagaggGAGAAAGAACTGAGGCAATCAAAATTCAAGaggatttgtgtattctgtgggAGTAGTCAGGGAAAGAAAAGAAGCTACCAAGATGCTGCAATAGAGCTTGGAAAGGAGCTG GTTGCTAGGAACATTGATCTGGTTTATGGAGGAGGGAGTGTCGGTTTGATGGGTTTGGTTTCTCAAGCAGTTTATGATGGTGGTCGCCATGTCATTGG AGTCATTCCCAAGACGCTCATGCCTCGAGAG ATAACTGGTGAGACAGTAGGAGAAGTGAAGGCAGTAGCAGATATGCACGAAAGGAAGGCAGAGATGGCTAGACAATCTGATGCCTTTATTGCATTACCTG GTGGTTATGGGACTCTTGAAGAGCTACTTGAAGTGATAACTTGGTCTCAACTAGGCATACATGACAAGCCG GTGGGATTATTGAATGTGGATGGATACTACAATTCCTTGTTGTCTTTCATTGACAAAGCTGTAGAGGAAGGGTTCATTAGCCCAAATGCCCGGCATATCATTGTCTCCGCCCCAACCGCAAAGGAATTAGTGAAGAAATTAGAG GGGGAGAGAAAAATCGAGAGGTTAAGGGAAAGGTTGGGGTAG
- the LOC131245933 gene encoding cytokinin riboside 5'-monophosphate phosphoribohydrolase LOG1 isoform X1, with protein sequence MEREKELRQSKFKRICVFCGSSQGKKRSYQDAAIELGKELVARNIDLVYGGGSVGLMGLVSQAVYDGGRHVIGVIPKTLMPREITGETVGEVKAVADMHERKAEMARQSDAFIALPGGYGTLEELLEVITWSQLGIHDKPVGLLNVDGYYNSLLSFIDKAVEEGFISPNARHIIVSAPTAKELVKKLEEYFPCHEIVASKLSWEMEQLGYSPKCDISR encoded by the exons atggagaggGAGAAAGAACTGAGGCAATCAAAATTCAAGaggatttgtgtattctgtgggAGTAGTCAGGGAAAGAAAAGAAGCTACCAAGATGCTGCAATAGAGCTTGGAAAGGAGCTG GTTGCTAGGAACATTGATCTGGTTTATGGAGGAGGGAGTGTCGGTTTGATGGGTTTGGTTTCTCAAGCAGTTTATGATGGTGGTCGCCATGTCATTGG AGTCATTCCCAAGACGCTCATGCCTCGAGAG ATAACTGGTGAGACAGTAGGAGAAGTGAAGGCAGTAGCAGATATGCACGAAAGGAAGGCAGAGATGGCTAGACAATCTGATGCCTTTATTGCATTACCTG GTGGTTATGGGACTCTTGAAGAGCTACTTGAAGTGATAACTTGGTCTCAACTAGGCATACATGACAAGCCG GTGGGATTATTGAATGTGGATGGATACTACAATTCCTTGTTGTCTTTCATTGACAAAGCTGTAGAGGAAGGGTTCATTAGCCCAAATGCCCGGCATATCATTGTCTCCGCCCCAACCGCAAAGGAATTAGTGAAGAAATTAGAG gAGTATTTTCCGTGCCATGAAATAGTAGCTTCAAAGCTGAGCTGGGAGATGGAACAGCTGGGGTATTCTCCAAAATGTGATATATCTAGGTAG